In Camelina sativa cultivar DH55 chromosome 16, Cs, whole genome shotgun sequence, a single window of DNA contains:
- the LOC104749020 gene encoding uncharacterized protein LOC104749020, protein MNTKNNVVEVSPFFLFEASGDSESHHQEEHGHEGDDSKGREDHGDDAESCRCEPSSTSQRTRRSTDLDLVGQKEEEGEVAGENEDHDDGEGEVNSYRRWSERRDRDSSSTGSEERLVSEIEKNRVFWEACLAS, encoded by the coding sequence atgaACACGAAGAACAACGTCGTCGAAGTGTCACCATTTTTTCTGTTCGAAGCATCTGGGGATTCCGAGAGCCATCATCAGGAGGAACATGGCCACGAAGGCGATGATTCGAAAGGTCGTGAAGATCATGGTGATGATGCTGAGTCATGCAGGTGCGAGCCGTCGTCAACGAGTCAAAGGACGAGAAGGTCAACTGATCTGGACCTGGttggtcaaaaagaagaagaaggtgaagtcGCCGGAGAGAATGAGGATCACGATGATGGAGAGGGAGAGGTGAATAGTTATCGGAGATGGTCGGAGAGGAGAGACCGTGATTCATCTTCGACGGGAAGTGAGGAGAGATTGGTTAGTGAGATTGAAAAGAACCGAGTGTTTTGGGAAGCTTGTTTGGCTTCTTAA